GAATTCGTATTTGAATTTACAGAAGCTGGGTTATTGACATTGGAGGACTTGCAAAGAAAGTGAAGAATAATACATTGCCATTAGCTGATCAAATCAATGACTGTGGAGCATATTGTGAATGTCCAATATGTCATTATCACATTGATAACATTGATGTATGCTATAATGAATTCAACAAAATCTTCAGTCTCTGTTCATAACTTCATGTATAAATTCATGATTACAGATGTTTCATTAAGAACATTCCTTTGCCTTTTGTAGGTTTCTCCTGAGTGGCCAGGCTTTCCGGCCGGCGTGAAGTTTGATCCTTCCGACGTAGAACTGTTAGAACATTTGGCAGCAAAATGTTGTGTTGGGAACAAAGTGCCTCATGCCTTTATCCAAGATTTCATCCCAACACTAGAAGGAGACCAAGGAATATGCTACACACATCCAGAAAATCTTCCAGGTGAGGTTTCTCTAGTTACTGTCTCTTTCAATGTTAGCTAATAACTTAAAAATCAGGGTTCCTTATGAACCTTATTCCTTAAAGATATTGCTCTTTTTTTGTGAACATTTATACTTGACCAAGAAACTAGAAAaggatgaaaaatacaatacaaTCTAACATGTTGGGATATATAATGTAGTGGTTTAATCAAATATTACAGGCATATAAAGTATAAACTCTCGACTCTCAAGAGAAGTAAACAAGAACAAAATACTTCTCACTATATAAAGAGACACGAATAATTAATACGAATCTTCTCTAACAACCAAAAGAGTAACCAAATAGACTTGGTACACACTAATGTAGAGAAACAACACTCAAAATGAGACCTTACAAATTTTCACTAGCAACACTAATATTAACGCATAATTCAAATTCCGTACATCTAAATCACCAAACACACAAGTTTCAACTTGTGATATGTTTGAAAGTTGAACAATTTCAATTTTGATCTTTTTTCATTTCACCGTGCATGTTTAAACTTCTTTTGAATAGTAGCCACAATTTCAATTTGATCTTTGTTCCTTTTGATCACCTTGCAtcgaaattgattttgatttggCAGTAGTTAAGTAATACAATCCGAAGTGTAAATTATAGGATTCGAATCATGACTGTAACAGTTATCTCAGCAAGGCAAAGTGTGATAAACCAATGTCCTAAAACTCAGAGTAGTTCATGCACATAGCAGAAACAAGAGAAGGAAAGAGAAGTACAATGAATATGAAATTCATGTAGCATTTGGAATCAATGAATTGTGTATAATTCTCAAAGTTGTGAACCATATATAATTAACTAACTCATAACAATGACATTGCAACATTCTCAAAAAAAATTAGACCTGCATTGTTTTCAGGTGCTAAGAAAGATGGGGCCAGTGTTCATTTCTTTCACAAAACAACTAATGCATATGCTACTGGACAACGAAAGCGTCGAAAGATTAATCATCAACTAGGCCTAAGTGAGGAGCATGTTCGCTGGCATAAGACCGGTAAGACCAAAGCTGTAACAGAAAATGGAGTACACAAGGGCTTCAAGAAGATCATGGTTCTCTACATAAGGCCCAAGAGAGGAGCAAAGCCGAATAAATCGAAATGGGTGATGCATCAGTACCATCTAGGGAGTGAAGAAGGTGAGAAGGAAGGTGAATATGTGGTTTCAAAGATTTTCTATCAGCAGCAGAAGAAAACTAAGAAGAATAAGCTGAATCCATTGGTGGCTGAAGATTCTGTCATGGCATTACAAGCAAGTCCAAGAACACCGAATCCAAATCCACCAAAACGGCCTCGGACAGGAAAATCTGTTGATTTTGATGAAACTGACCTTATGCTATTCACTCAGGTAGGTAGCTATTGAAGGCTGATCATCCTTTTAGTGAATtcaaatgaaaaagagaaatgaaaTACTCCCTCAATTCTATGAACATTTCTTGATTGTACTAATAGGCCTAGAACTAAGTTATgctaaatttttttactatatatGCGTTTTGATTTGTTTTATTCGGAATTTTCATGTGATGGACTAGGGTGGAAAGCCTACTATTCATGGAGAATCACTTGAACCACCACCATCTGAAGTTCATGGTGATGAAAATAATGGAGGCTTTAACAACACTGCATTGTTATCTGTTGAAACACAACCTGTCAACTCTGACTTTATTGGATTGGATGATATCTTACTATGCAAGGAACAGACATTAGATTCTTCTTCTGCTCACCTAAATGATTCTGGTTTGAAGTCCAACAATCTGAAAGGCTTTGCTTGCAATGCAAATGGAAATGCAGGTGAATTGTTTGGGGATGTGAATGATTGTTATGGAATTTCAGTGCTGGATAACCTGGGACTGGACAGTCCTCCCGATTTTGATCTTTCTGTAAGCACTCGATCACCCTTGTCGTCGTAGGGTATGTTCGGTTCGCAGTGTAAAACTAAAATGGAACgaaagttttcatggatgagcACTGTATGTAAAAGTTTAAAAGATGAAGTTGTTCCATGAAATTGTCCATCCTATTGTCACCATGCAACCAAACATATCATTAGCTTATATTCGAGAAGTGTCTTAGAACAGAAAATACAAAGATACCGAAATAATTTTTGTTCTGTTATAAACACATTTTGTCATAGAGTAGAAATTTCTATAAATAAGTTTGTGTTTTCTAATATATCTGTATTTCTGTTCTAAGACAATCATCAAATATGACCTTTGTggtttttttattatgttaacATGCTCTCACTTATATGTGATGCAGAATTTGCAATTTTGTTCTCAAGACAATATCATTGACCTTCAATGGCTGGACATACCATAATGTATTTGCTGAACCAAGTTGTATTTGACACCAATGCTAATCCCAGAAGAGATATCATTCATATAGTTGAATCATTTAGCTTAAGTAGGTGTAAGGTTTTCTATATGTGAACTGTTTCACTCTACCATGTTGTATCGTGAGAAGTATTGTCATTGTTTGTCTGagtttagaatttagaatttagaatttagaacGAATTGTCGTGACGAAATATTTTAACTAGTAAATAAATTGTTGTTTAATTGTAATATGATATCTCAGTTCATATTGTATTAGTTTGGTCATCTGAGAATATGAAGTTGTATCTATGTTAGTAAGAGTGGATTTTCTTGTCCAGTTGATCATATTAAGTATCTAATCATATAATAGCAGCATAATATATGTTTTAGCCTTTTAGGAACCAAGATTTGGATTGCCTAAATGTTTCACTATTTAAAATGCTTGTAGTTGTGACAAGTAAGCACAATTTTATTGGCTCCTAATCTTAAGAAATATTTCTCTTACTGTACAATtagatttttatctttttgttttgttttgtggTACAATTAGATTTTTATCTAATCTCCTTATTCTTCTCTATCTCATCTTATCTTATGAAAATAATCATATTTGCctattttatgataaaaataatcatatcttttaacaAATGGTTGTCCTGTTTATGTGTTAAGTAAGCATTGAAAGTGATACAAGTTGAAGACAAGTTTAATCTTCAGAAAGCAAGTTTAAAAAAGTTTGCTTTTGCCTCTGATATAGTCTTTTTTCTGTCTACAtataacttaaaaattaaaatatacgaATTGAAGAATTATTAACTGAAAAAACTAGTGCATATTATCCTTTTTAAAGTTAAGAGCTTTCAAATTTAAAGCaatctaaataaaattatttattcaatttaatttaaataaaaaattaatcaaaactaaAATGATAAACTGATAATGATAGGGTAAGATAGAGTTTAAAGTTAAACTTTATCCTAACTTTACATCCGCGTTTAAGTTCCTCAATCTGAATTCTATTCGTACTCTaaacaaatattatttataactaaaaaatatttttattcaaatataatatttaattctTCTGAATCTtataatatcaaatattatttatatattattagcaaatttaattaataatttgataACATTAAATAATTGTGTAAAGGAAAACTTGGTTAAATTTCCATTCCACTCATTTATcacattattattttattcttgaatttaaaattttagttataatattttaatttgttacatatttatattttattcgtatattattatttagtgaatatttattttaccaatttaaaaattatttttattttttaataataacatctttaaaaaaaattaaaaaaaaaatagaattagattaaattgaaaataaaataaaattgattcaaTTAACCAATAGCCATAGCTTTCTAAACCCTCTCTCTCCCATACAAAAAACCTAAACCTACAATTCAAGGGCGCGTTTGGCAAAGTTTCGATTTTCCAATAGCAACGACAACTATGGAGAACTGATTCAGATTACTTCTTCTTTGAATGATATTCAAGACATGCTAGAGAATGAGAGAGAGCGATTAAACCCTAAAAGAACAGCGAAGaagagtgagtgagtgagtgacTACTGAATAGTGAATAGTGGCATATACTTTAACTGTTAACTGATTCAACCACCACCTTCGATTCTTCGATTCATCAATGTTTGCTGCTAGGAATCTGCAGAAGCATTGCTTCAAGTCGCTACCCTCTCTCCTTCAACTTCATCCCAATCTCTACAAGTATGTCTTTCTTCTCTAATTCtctgtttttttgtttttggatttaaataaTGAAATTCCATCTATACCCAATTCTGTTTCAATTCAAAGTTTATAGCTTTGGCTGAAATGAGTGTGATTTCTTTGTTACTCTCTTCCAACTTTAGATGTTTAGCAACAGTAGCTTTTTCTTGCCGTAGGTTTGAATTTGATTGGGGATCCCTTTTGTTTTCAATCCCACCAGTGACCGAGGTCTGTGTGTATTGTATAGTATGAACAAGAAATTGAATTTCTTTGTTGTTAATTTAATAGTGTTTCTAGTTTTCTGTTAGCATAGGGATGCTATTTTACCATTTGTCAAGATTCCTTTGtgattctgattttttttttccgttTCTTTTTCTGCTCAGAAATGCTGTAACTTTAGAACATGCACAGCTGCACATATCAACCAACATTATTCAAGTTCAACCACATGATGAAGTTACTTCGAAGTATTCTTCTTTTAAGACATTCAATCTTTTGAATGGATCATCGCGGGCAATGTCAACGAAAGGAAGGAGTATGAGAAGCAAGGTGGAAAGGCGAATGCAGAAGGAGTCTGGTAAAACATTAAGGGAGATTCGGAGAGCTAAGAAACTGAAGAAGAAACTAATGACTGAGGAGGAGAGGCTCATTTACAATCTCAAAAGGGTAAGTTCTCGAGTCCTTCTTTTGAGCAGTTCGAAAATCGAAATAGCTGTTTGTACTTGACTATTTACTTCATGCTAAGTTCATGTAACGATGTTGTAATAGTTGGCATAAAGGATTTGCATTTGTTGGTGTGGTTGCTATCGGTAaatagaattgttttgttctaATTGCTCATTAAGATTGAATGACTTTATTTGAATGGGTAAAAGGAATTGTGTTATATGTTATACCGATAATGCCTGAACTTAGATGTCTGTGGGAAACGGGGTAAGCTCAAATGTTTCTCTAAGACAGTATGTAGCATTTAAGGTTGCTGTTGTTTCTTGatcaaagaaaatagaaattgaTTATTTGGTATTGgctttaagtttcatttaagtcaTTTCTTTGATAGATTTTACGTCTACATTGTAGATTGCTCATTTCAACTAACGTTCGGTCAATATTGTTGTGTCGCTTGTTATATGTTAAATCTATATTGACTTACTTTTCAACTAGTGCAGGCCAAGAAAAAAGTGGCATTGCTACTACAAAAGCTCAAGAAATATGAACTACCAGACCTGCCTCCCCCCCGGCATGATCCAGAGCTCTTAACACCCGAACAGCTTCAGgcatttaaaaaaattggattCAAGAATAAGAATTATGTTCCAGTTGGTGTCCGTGGAGTCTTTGGAGGAGTTGTTCAAAATATGCACATGCATTGGAAGTTTCATGAGACTGTGCAAGTTTGTTGCGACAACTTCCCCAAGGAAAAAATCAAAGAGATGGCCTCAATGCTGGCAAGATTGAGTGGTGGGATTGTGATTAATGTTCACAATGTGAAAACAATCATCATGTTCCGTGGTAGAAATTATCGTCAACCTAAAAATTTAATACCTGTTAACACCCTTACAAAGAGGAAGGTGAGCTTCACATTGTTATATTCCTCGTTGTACTTTATAACATCTTTCTTGATGCCAATATTGAAAAATCCAATTTACTCCCCTGAACTTTATTCATATGCAGCTTTGAGGGTAAATTGCGTGAGTCAAAGTTCAAGGGGATAAATATATT
The genomic region above belongs to Arachis stenosperma cultivar V10309 chromosome 5, arast.V10309.gnm1.PFL2, whole genome shotgun sequence and contains:
- the LOC130981199 gene encoding SUPPRESSOR OF GAMMA RESPONSE 1-like; translated protein: MARSWVIDIGGLAKKVKNNTLPLADQINDCGAYCECPICHYHIDNIDVSPEWPGFPAGVKFDPSDVELLEHLAAKCCVGNKVPHAFIQDFIPTLEGDQGICYTHPENLPGAKKDGASVHFFHKTTNAYATGQRKRRKINHQLGLSEEHVRWHKTGKTKAVTENGVHKGFKKIMVLYIRPKRGAKPNKSKWVMHQYHLGSEEGEKEGEYVVSKIFYQQQKKTKKNKLNPLVAEDSVMALQASPRTPNPNPPKRPRTGKSVDFDETDLMLFTQGGKPTIHGESLEPPPSEVHGDENNGGFNNTALLSVETQPVNSDFIGLDDILLCKEQTLDSSSA